In Lysinibacillus sp. FSL M8-0337, the following proteins share a genomic window:
- a CDS encoding YcdB/YcdC domain-containing protein has product MGKFKKLGIILTSTAFSVGVLSPMAQASANVKDAPERIEIQVASTETKVTKSTLIKKLRELFPEKFNFLTDNDFYTGSGHYYNDDKTVRYELSFHKTVNGKDIYGSITFKGDNLELENFYYQPANVADALYPAKYSKEDAQKIAQDFLKKFPNTANYKLQEDEYDYLYGYNFTRPLSEPITYSYTYAPTQNGVAISDHFISIGVLANGEVVQVYRNSDVSSKATFDSLEKKKSEQDVLAQIRENFAVELRYYVDYNFQSEKRNVKLVYVPTSSFSGVNALTGQWQTANGFVSQAPKAKGVEKLSSEQLAPRKSGMTIEEVEEFAKSFLKVDPEKAKLQIEMIDERENENGDTLYSVNYMYNYDSGGTGASLEINKATGEITQFYDVRRDFMVSDKKAETITKDAAMAKAIDYLKEWAPSYIHNYAKPLDDFAYDSYGKQYSFSFPRVVNGIAVVGDEIYVSIGSDGSLRSLSINQQKIDNWPAVSKAVPADKVKETFSNALKLKLQYTKQDKEDNNHYDLVYAPTYEGSLFNQIDATTGKWVNSVDDSNSKPQISHPTAGQELNYLLAQNVLEVKDPASFNADTSVTKGEALKIMLKSLTYGYFETYGNEDEAPQSFSNIDAKHPLYGVVEQAVRLGVLQPANEFAVDAKLTRQELAEWYIRVLRLESAAKHSDIYKLNFADASTIDPAYTGYVALASAMGLIDAQQNNFNATAEVSYADLAVSTLRLARAIHENNASRNFY; this is encoded by the coding sequence TTGGGTAAATTTAAAAAGTTAGGAATTATCTTAACGTCTACTGCATTTTCTGTCGGAGTTCTTTCTCCAATGGCACAAGCTTCTGCTAATGTTAAGGATGCTCCAGAGAGAATTGAGATTCAAGTAGCCTCTACTGAAACAAAAGTAACAAAAAGCACACTTATTAAAAAATTACGTGAGCTTTTCCCAGAAAAGTTCAATTTTTTAACAGACAATGATTTTTATACTGGAAGTGGTCATTATTATAACGATGATAAAACTGTTCGTTATGAATTGAGCTTCCATAAAACGGTGAATGGTAAAGATATCTATGGTAGCATCACATTTAAGGGCGATAATTTAGAGCTAGAAAACTTCTATTACCAGCCAGCGAATGTTGCAGATGCGCTCTATCCTGCAAAATATTCAAAAGAAGATGCACAAAAAATTGCACAGGATTTCTTAAAGAAATTCCCGAATACAGCAAATTATAAGTTGCAAGAAGATGAATATGATTATCTTTACGGTTATAATTTCACTCGTCCATTATCAGAACCAATTACTTATTCCTATACGTATGCACCAACACAAAACGGTGTGGCAATTAGTGACCATTTCATTTCTATCGGCGTGCTTGCTAATGGAGAAGTTGTACAAGTATATCGCAATTCAGATGTATCTTCTAAAGCAACATTCGATAGCTTAGAAAAGAAAAAGAGTGAGCAAGATGTGCTTGCACAAATTCGTGAGAACTTTGCTGTTGAGCTACGTTATTATGTAGACTATAATTTCCAATCTGAAAAACGTAATGTCAAACTAGTGTATGTGCCAACATCAAGCTTCTCTGGTGTAAATGCATTAACTGGTCAATGGCAAACAGCGAATGGTTTCGTATCGCAAGCACCAAAAGCTAAGGGTGTTGAAAAGCTTTCTTCAGAACAACTTGCTCCGAGAAAAAGCGGCATGACAATTGAAGAAGTTGAGGAATTTGCAAAGTCCTTCTTAAAAGTGGACCCTGAAAAGGCGAAATTGCAAATTGAGATGATTGATGAAAGAGAAAATGAAAACGGTGACACACTCTACTCTGTAAACTATATGTATAATTATGATAGTGGTGGCACTGGTGCGTCACTTGAAATTAACAAAGCAACTGGTGAAATTACGCAATTCTATGACGTACGTAGAGACTTCATGGTATCAGATAAAAAAGCAGAAACAATTACTAAAGATGCTGCGATGGCAAAAGCAATCGACTACTTAAAAGAGTGGGCTCCGTCTTATATTCATAACTATGCAAAACCTTTAGATGATTTTGCTTATGATAGTTATGGCAAGCAATATAGCTTCTCTTTCCCACGCGTAGTCAATGGAATTGCTGTTGTTGGCGATGAAATTTATGTAAGCATCGGATCAGACGGTTCATTGCGCTCATTATCAATTAACCAACAAAAAATTGATAACTGGCCGGCTGTAAGTAAGGCTGTACCAGCAGATAAAGTGAAGGAAACATTTAGTAATGCATTAAAACTAAAACTACAGTATACAAAGCAAGATAAAGAGGATAATAATCACTATGATTTAGTGTATGCACCGACTTATGAAGGTAGCCTTTTCAATCAAATTGATGCAACTACTGGCAAATGGGTGAATAGTGTAGATGATTCAAATAGTAAACCTCAAATTTCACACCCAACGGCTGGACAGGAACTAAATTACTTATTAGCTCAAAATGTGTTGGAAGTAAAAGATCCAGCAAGCTTTAATGCTGATACATCTGTGACAAAAGGTGAGGCATTGAAAATTATGCTTAAATCATTAACATATGGATATTTCGAAACATATGGAAATGAAGATGAAGCGCCTCAATCCTTTAGTAATATTGATGCGAAACATCCGTTATACGGAGTGGTTGAGCAAGCTGTAAGATTGGGTGTATTACAACCAGCAAATGAATTTGCTGTCGATGCGAAATTGACTCGTCAGGAACTTGCTGAATGGTATATCCGAGTATTACGTTTAGAAAGTGCTGCTAAGCATAGCGATATTTATAAATTAAACTTCGCAGATGCAAGCACTATCGATCCAGCATATACAGGATATGTTGCATTAGCAAGCGCGATGGGGTTAATTGATGCACAACAAAATAACTTTAATGCCACTGCAGAAGTAAGTTATGCTGACTTAGCTGTGTCAACACTTCGCTTAGCTCGTGCTATTCATGAAAATAATGCTAGTCGTAATTTCTACTAG
- a CDS encoding glycoside hydrolase family 18 protein: MQIHVVRAGESLYGIAQAYGTTVQSIVDANQIPDPNRLVVGQALVIPIVGSFYYVQPGDSLWSIGQRFGINYLTLAQVNGIHPNQILSVGLRLYIPPAPKTKAETLAYLEPRGTAVSEALLSQAREASPYLTYLALFSYEVQRDGTLKKPPINGVTEIANDTGAALAMVVSNLENFQFSGDLARDIFQSTAVQDVLFDNILNEAKRVGSIKDIHFDFENLPADQREAYNNFLRRAVKQFHAEGYTVSTALAPKTSANQRGPWIEAHDYKAHGEIVDFVLLMTYEWGYSAGPPMAVSPIREVEAVVKYAVSEMPASKILLGQNLYGYDWTLPFVQGGPYAEAVSPQRAIEIAKKYNAAIQYDWNAQAPFFDYYDEQGRAHVVWFEDARSIQAKFNLIKQYKLRGIGYWKLGLPFPQNWLLIGSNFDVVKK, translated from the coding sequence ATTCAAATACATGTTGTACGGGCAGGGGAGTCCTTATATGGCATTGCACAGGCATATGGTACAACTGTTCAAAGTATAGTAGATGCCAACCAAATTCCAGATCCCAATCGATTAGTTGTTGGGCAAGCGCTCGTCATTCCAATCGTAGGTAGCTTTTATTATGTACAGCCTGGGGATAGCTTATGGTCGATAGGGCAACGCTTTGGCATCAATTATTTAACACTTGCTCAGGTCAATGGTATTCATCCCAACCAAATTTTATCAGTTGGTTTGCGTCTTTATATTCCGCCAGCACCGAAAACAAAAGCAGAGACATTGGCATATTTAGAGCCAAGAGGAACAGCGGTAAGTGAGGCGCTATTAAGCCAAGCAAGAGAAGCATCGCCATATTTAACGTATCTTGCATTATTTAGCTATGAGGTACAGAGGGACGGAACACTAAAGAAACCACCGATAAATGGTGTGACTGAAATTGCAAATGATACAGGTGCAGCTCTGGCTATGGTTGTATCTAACTTAGAGAACTTTCAATTTAGCGGAGACCTAGCAAGGGATATTTTCCAAAGTACCGCTGTGCAAGATGTACTTTTTGACAACATTCTTAATGAAGCGAAGCGCGTAGGAAGCATTAAAGATATACATTTTGATTTTGAGAACTTACCAGCCGATCAACGAGAAGCGTATAACAATTTTTTAAGACGAGCAGTCAAGCAGTTCCATGCCGAGGGATATACGGTGTCGACAGCGCTAGCCCCGAAAACAAGTGCTAATCAGCGAGGTCCTTGGATTGAGGCACATGATTACAAAGCGCATGGTGAGATTGTGGACTTTGTTTTGCTGATGACCTATGAGTGGGGCTATTCCGCTGGTCCTCCAATGGCTGTTTCACCAATTAGGGAAGTGGAAGCTGTTGTGAAGTATGCTGTATCGGAAATGCCAGCAAGTAAAATATTGCTCGGGCAAAACCTATATGGCTACGATTGGACATTGCCGTTTGTACAGGGTGGTCCGTATGCAGAGGCCGTCAGTCCGCAGAGGGCTATTGAGATTGCAAAAAAATATAATGCAGCGATTCAGTATGATTGGAATGCACAAGCACCTTTCTTTGACTATTACGACGAGCAAGGAAGAGCGCATGTAGTCTGGTTTGAAGATGCGCGATCGATTCAAGCAAAATTCAATTTAATTAAGCAGTACAAGCTTAGAGGTATAGGCTATTGGAAATTAGGGCTACCGTTCCCGCAAAATTGGCTATTGATAGGTTCGAATTTTGATGTGGTGAAAAAATGA